A single Caretta caretta isolate rCarCar2 chromosome 2, rCarCar1.hap1, whole genome shotgun sequence DNA region contains:
- the CDC25A gene encoding M-phase inducer phosphatase 1 — protein sequence MDPGPPSPAPPSSRRRRRLLLPQLPAAGPGVVKSLFPAELSPVSGLSLTMKQLQGLGYSQYENSVQMLGMRNSNNLQRTDSSESTDSGYCLDFPDPLNSDIEETFEKRVIESGRFTNIQLPIRRIRSLPQKLLGSSPALKRSNSDSLDCDVFHLTETDDNKENESFEFKKPTRPASRSCLRVRSLEDGKDVFGQRQNSAPARMFPTGEAPEGDLGNYRPAFIQQSSLTSPDTEEEDDGFLDILDGEDLKNNEEMPSGVASLWTAPLVMRKADNYIKRCRLFGSPSLPSGVARTALKRMERSQEETSPGNSKRRRNVPGTTSEEAMSLKLIRTQSSSEIESILDSDQRNLIGDFSKDYLFHTVDGKHQDLKYIDPEMIVSVLTGKFASFIKECVIIDCRYPYEYEGGHIKGAVNLHMEEDVEDFLLKKPIMPSENKRVIIVFHCEFSSERGPRMCRFVRERDRLGNEYPNLHYPELYVLKGGYKDFFLRCQNYCEPQSYRPMHHEDFKEDLKRFRTKSRTWAGEKSKRELYSRLKKL from the exons ATGGATCCcgggccccccagccccgccccgccgagctcccgccgccgccgccgcctcctcctgccGCAGCTCCCGGCCGCCGGGCCCGGCGTGGTGAAGTCCCTGTTCCCCGCCGAGCTCTCCCCGGTCTCCGGCCTCAGCCTCACCATGAAGCAGCTGCAGGGACTTGGCTACAG TCAGTATGAGAATTCTGTGCAAATGCTGGGAATGAGGAACAGTAACAATCTACAAAGAACAGACTCGTCAGAATCTACTGATTCAG GCTACTGTCTAGATTTTCCTGATCCCCTGAACTCAGACATTGAGGAAAC CTTTGAGAAAAGAGTTATAGAATCTGGCAGATTTACTAA TATTCAATTACCCATCAGAAGAATACGTTCCCTCCCG CAGAAGCTTCTGGGGTCTAGTCCTGCTCTGAAGAGGAGCAACTCGGATTCATTGGATTGTGATGTTTTTCACCTGACTGAAACAGATGACAACAAAGAGAAT GAGTCCTTTGAGTTTAAGAAGCCAACCAGGCCCGCTTCTCGTAGTTGTCTGCGTGTCCGTTCCCTTGAAGATGGAAAAGATGTTTTTGGGCAAAGACAGAACTCTGCCCCAGCTCGGATG TTTCCCACTGGTGAAGCCCCTGAAGGTGACTTGGGAAACTATAGGCCTGCTTTCATACAGCAATCATCTCTAACTTCCCCTGACACTGAGGAAGAAGATGATGGATTCCTAGATATATTGGATGGGGAGGACTTGAAG AACAATGAAGAGATGCCATCTGGTGTGGCAAGCCTTTGGACGGCTCCGCTGGTCATGAGAAAAGCAGACAACTAC attaaacggTGCAGATTGTTTGGATCACCATCTCTGCCCAGTGGTGTGGCTAGGACTGCCCTGAAAAGAATGGAAAGGTCCCAAGAAGAGACCTCTCCAGGAAACAGCAAAAGGAGGAGAAATGTGCCTGGAACAACTTCTGAAGAAGCAATG AGTCTGAAACTAATTAGAACTCAGTCATCCTCAGAGATTGAGAGCATTTTGGACAGTGACCAAAGAAATCTTATTGGCGATTTCTCAAAg gaTTACCTTTTCCACACTGTAGATGGGAAGCAtcaagatttaaaatatattgaccCAGAAATG ATTGTATCTGTGCTGACTGGGAAGTTTGCAAGCTTTATTAAGGAGTGTGTGATAATTGACTGCAGATATCCATATGAATATGAGGGAGGCCATATCAAG GGTGCTGTAAACCTCCACATGGAAGAGGATGTGGAGGATTTCCTGCTGAAGAAGCCTATCATGCCATCAGAGAACAAACGAGTAATAATAGTATTCCACTGTGAGTTCTCCTCAGAGCGGGGTCCCCGAAT GTGCcggtttgtgagagagagagacagactggggAACGAGTACCCCAACCTGCATTATCCAGAGCTCTATGTGCTAAAGGGGGGCTATAAGGACTTCTTCTTAAGATGCCAA AACTATTGTGAACCCCAAAGCTACCGCCCCATGCACCATGAGGACTTTAAGGAAGACTTGAAAAGGTTCCGCACGAAAAGTAGAACATGGGCAGGTGAGAAGAGCAAAAGGGAACTGTACAGTCGCCTGAAGAAACTCTAA